In a genomic window of Infirmifilum sp. NZ:
- a CDS encoding RAMP superfamily CRISPR-associated protein, which translates to MIGFRIRLKAVGLLTVGWGVPEVVGADVVHARKLVGDRFELYIPGSSVKGALRTSASRVAEAYGFTSCGEVKPEMIEQAHKSMGGPCDVCRLFGYPGTRPEGHAKLYVSDFRAVGELTTEIVTRVSLSDTTLTAKEDMLYTMENLPPGVEFEGFVRLEEGARELLPLLLLAMAELRTGRFGRRSVVDLKVEDEGRLDGLIGDEWKPLLQRMRRWLWERVVQP; encoded by the coding sequence GTGATAGGGTTCAGGATCAGGCTTAAGGCTGTGGGTCTGCTGACCGTTGGGTGGGGAGTGCCCGAGGTTGTCGGCGCTGATGTGGTGCATGCCAGGAAGCTCGTCGGGGACCGCTTCGAGCTGTACATTCCCGGCAGTAGCGTGAAGGGCGCCCTGAGAACTTCAGCCTCTCGCGTAGCAGAGGCCTATGGCTTCACGAGCTGCGGCGAGGTAAAGCCCGAGATGATCGAGCAGGCTCACAAAAGCATGGGAGGTCCCTGCGACGTATGCAGGCTCTTCGGGTACCCCGGGACGCGCCCGGAGGGTCATGCGAAGCTCTACGTGAGCGACTTCAGGGCCGTTGGAGAGCTTACGACTGAGATAGTGACTCGCGTCTCCCTCAGCGACACGACTCTCACAGCCAAGGAGGACATGCTCTACACAATGGAGAACCTGCCACCGGGGGTAGAGTTCGAGGGCTTTGTCAGGCTCGAGGAGGGGGCAAGGGAACTTCTTCCTCTTCTGCTCCTTGCTATGGCGGAGCTCAGGACGGGGAGGTTCGGGAGGAGGTCGGTCGTGGATTTGAAGGTTGAGGATGAGGGGAGGCTGGACGGGCTCATCGGGGATGAGTGGAAGCCCCTTCTGCAGAGGATGAGGAGGTGGCTGTGGGAAAGGGTGGTGCAGCCGTGA
- a CDS encoding RAMP superfamily CRISPR-associated protein has protein sequence MGGGRVFEAKFIGRLVFEARTPVHVGGGREANVLYALRLRSRNALLIPASTWKGSLRFLAERLALTMQMEELERLALEKVTLSQSPRESTRELLGEFEKALKGEDAGPFRHEDVMRVLEEVGYELERLEDVQGALIDYLSHHCPVGRLFGNRVRAASVRPLDTLLPLRVQSRYGVGIDRKTGTAMEGALYRVETSLAGVEVPLVLVGEVESRGSTPSRLLASLLEAVAEVGLAVGGRKSAGLGLLELKRSEFHVVELERDAATRRGALLGDPFEAPAVDLEGFAKWLRGDQL, from the coding sequence GTGGGAGGAGGGAGGGTTTTTGAGGCAAAGTTCATCGGGAGGCTCGTCTTCGAAGCCCGGACGCCTGTCCACGTGGGCGGGGGGAGAGAGGCGAACGTGCTCTACGCCCTCAGGCTACGCTCGCGCAACGCCCTGCTGATACCAGCCAGCACGTGGAAGGGGTCGCTCCGCTTCCTCGCTGAGCGCTTGGCTCTGACTATGCAGATGGAGGAGCTGGAGAGGCTCGCCCTCGAGAAAGTAACGCTCTCGCAGAGCCCGCGGGAGAGCACCAGGGAGCTGCTCGGCGAGTTCGAGAAAGCCCTCAAGGGCGAGGACGCCGGCCCGTTCCGCCACGAGGACGTCATGCGCGTCCTAGAGGAGGTTGGCTACGAGCTCGAGAGGCTGGAAGACGTGCAGGGCGCACTCATCGACTACCTCTCACACCACTGCCCGGTCGGGAGGCTCTTTGGGAACCGCGTTAGAGCGGCCAGCGTCCGCCCCCTCGACACGCTGCTACCCCTCAGGGTGCAGAGCAGGTACGGGGTCGGCATCGACAGGAAGACGGGGACGGCGATGGAGGGGGCGCTCTACAGGGTCGAGACGTCCCTGGCAGGGGTCGAGGTGCCCCTGGTACTCGTTGGCGAGGTGGAGAGTAGGGGTAGCACGCCGTCCAGGCTGCTTGCGTCGCTCCTCGAGGCCGTGGCCGAGGTGGGCCTAGCCGTCGGGGGGAGGAAAAGCGCGGGGCTGGGGCTACTGGAGCTCAAGCGGTCGGAGTTCCACGTCGTGGAGCTTGAGCGGGATGCCGCAACCAGGAGGGGGGCGCTCCTGGGGGATCCCTTCGAGGCACCAGCGGTTGACCTCGAAGGCTTCGCGAAGTGGCTCCGCGGCGACCAGCTCTGA
- a CDS encoding RAMP superfamily CRISPR-associated protein: MGKGGAAVKLYEVRLVLKSPAIITRRRTERGYIRPPEYIPGSTLRGAVVTALFRAGPLGEEDLSREASQPSILASAAFPLAGGHRTLPATPFMARCKLCGHTQDLTESAARALEGGHNPEFPGFCPRCLSRGLVSPLESMHGELVYLDGDEYKTFRPRTFRATSVGISKTRGSAVREMLFEYEAIAEGSEFWARLAVADGIELPGRLEVTLGRGSSRGFGWAELSLTQVQARPAPDRGVFIALSPLLPEKAWEWGGSRVEVERAFGRTFRVQLGWDIRKGAPRPFATLVKPGAVALVSQSCEPAALRAGLPVALNGDIITGLNALVPVDEYYRLLRG, from the coding sequence GTGGGAAAGGGTGGTGCAGCCGTGAAGCTGTACGAGGTTAGGCTGGTGCTCAAAAGCCCCGCTATCATCACGCGCAGGAGAACCGAGCGCGGGTACATAAGGCCGCCCGAGTACATACCCGGCTCTACGCTACGCGGAGCCGTCGTGACGGCTCTCTTCAGGGCAGGGCCCCTGGGGGAGGAAGACTTATCCCGAGAGGCGAGCCAGCCGAGCATCTTGGCGTCAGCCGCATTCCCGCTAGCTGGAGGGCACCGGACACTGCCGGCTACGCCGTTCATGGCGCGCTGCAAGCTGTGCGGCCACACCCAGGACCTGACGGAGAGCGCTGCGAGGGCTCTCGAGGGCGGCCACAACCCCGAGTTCCCCGGATTCTGCCCACGTTGCCTAAGCCGGGGGCTGGTCTCGCCCCTTGAGTCCATGCACGGCGAGCTTGTGTACCTTGATGGAGACGAGTACAAGACCTTCAGGCCACGCACCTTCAGGGCCACATCCGTCGGGATAAGCAAAACAAGGGGGTCGGCTGTGAGGGAGATGCTGTTCGAGTACGAGGCGATAGCCGAGGGGTCGGAGTTCTGGGCTCGGCTCGCCGTAGCCGATGGGATCGAGCTGCCAGGCAGGCTGGAGGTTACTCTAGGTAGAGGGTCTTCGAGGGGCTTCGGGTGGGCTGAGCTGAGCCTCACCCAAGTTCAAGCACGGCCAGCGCCCGATAGGGGCGTGTTTATAGCCTTGTCCCCCCTGCTACCCGAGAAAGCCTGGGAGTGGGGCGGGAGCAGGGTTGAGGTGGAGAGAGCTTTCGGTAGGACCTTCCGGGTTCAGCTCGGGTGGGACATCAGGAAAGGAGCCCCACGACCCTTCGCGACGCTCGTTAAGCCCGGCGCCGTCGCCCTGGTTAGCCAGAGCTGCGAGCCGGCCGCCCTCCGAGCCGGCCTCCCAGTGGCCCTGAACGGCGACATTATTACGGGCCTCAACGCCCTGGTGCCGGTTGACGAGTACTACAGGCTGCTCAGGGGGTGA